A genomic stretch from Mycobacterium malmoense includes:
- a CDS encoding succinic semialdehyde dehydrogenase — protein MDTLRPTTGPAAPQLEVLARQVRTADGPGDMVVTNAMTGEPLGHVPHCTPDDVAAAARRARALQPGWAAVPIRERAAILLRFHDLVLARQDEALDLIQLENGKARRHAFEEVLDVCLTARYYAHTAAGYLSPKRRQGVQLFLTHVTELRHPKGLVGVISPWNYPLTLGISDALPAIVAGNAVLAKPDSQTPFSALWAVRLLEEAGMPPGLIQVVTGSGSRLGAPIVEHSDFLMFTGSTAVGRDVAALAGRRLIECSMELGGKNALLVLDDADVDKAVAGAARAVFSNTGQLCISVERIYVPAKLWDDFAGRFTAAAQAMKLSAGLDYSADMGSLISEKQLATVSRHVDDAVQHGATVLAGGRARPDIGPYFYEPTVLSGVREGMVAFADETFGPVVSLYRVDSEEEAIEKANDSSYGLNFSVWTSNPRHGRRVAARLQAGTVNVNEAYAAAWASMDAPMGGMKDSGIGRRHGEHGILKYTDAQTIAVERLLPVGAPKWLSPRRYARIMTTGLRVLRRLPGVK, from the coding sequence ATGGATACGTTACGCCCCACCACCGGGCCGGCCGCGCCCCAGCTGGAAGTCCTTGCGCGGCAGGTGCGGACCGCCGACGGCCCCGGCGACATGGTGGTCACCAACGCGATGACGGGGGAGCCGCTCGGACACGTCCCGCACTGCACCCCCGACGACGTGGCGGCGGCCGCCCGGCGCGCCCGCGCCCTACAGCCGGGCTGGGCCGCGGTGCCGATCCGCGAGCGCGCGGCGATCCTGCTGCGCTTCCACGACCTGGTGCTGGCGCGCCAGGACGAAGCCCTCGACCTCATCCAACTCGAGAACGGCAAAGCGCGCAGGCATGCGTTCGAGGAGGTCCTCGACGTCTGCCTGACGGCGCGCTACTACGCGCACACCGCGGCCGGCTACCTGAGCCCCAAACGCCGGCAGGGCGTCCAACTGTTTCTCACCCACGTGACCGAACTGCGCCACCCCAAGGGATTGGTCGGCGTCATCTCACCGTGGAACTATCCGCTGACTCTGGGCATCAGCGACGCGTTGCCGGCGATCGTCGCCGGCAACGCGGTGTTGGCCAAACCCGATAGCCAGACGCCATTTTCGGCGCTCTGGGCGGTGCGGCTACTCGAAGAGGCCGGCATGCCACCCGGCCTGATACAGGTCGTCACCGGCTCGGGTTCGCGGCTCGGCGCACCGATCGTCGAGCATTCGGACTTCCTGATGTTCACCGGCTCCACCGCCGTGGGCCGCGACGTCGCCGCGCTGGCGGGCCGGCGGTTGATCGAGTGCTCGATGGAGTTGGGCGGCAAGAACGCGCTGCTCGTCCTCGATGACGCCGACGTCGACAAGGCGGTGGCCGGCGCGGCGCGGGCGGTGTTCTCCAATACCGGGCAGCTGTGCATCTCGGTGGAACGCATCTATGTCCCGGCGAAGCTATGGGACGACTTCGCCGGTCGCTTCACTGCGGCCGCGCAGGCGATGAAACTCTCGGCGGGACTGGACTATTCGGCGGACATGGGATCGCTGATCTCCGAGAAACAACTCGCCACGGTGAGCCGCCACGTCGACGACGCGGTGCAGCACGGCGCCACCGTGCTGGCGGGCGGCAGGGCGCGACCCGACATCGGCCCCTACTTCTACGAGCCCACCGTCCTGTCCGGGGTGCGCGAAGGCATGGTGGCATTCGCCGACGAGACGTTCGGGCCCGTGGTCTCGCTCTACCGCGTCGACAGCGAGGAGGAGGCGATCGAAAAGGCCAACGACAGCAGCTATGGCCTGAACTTCAGTGTGTGGACGTCCAATCCGAGGCATGGCCGACGGGTTGCCGCCCGCTTGCAGGCGGGCACCGTGAACGTCAACGAGGCCTACGCCGCCGCATGGGCGTCGATGGACGCGCCGATGGGCGGCATGAAGGACTCCGGCATCGGCCGCCGTCACGGCGAGCACGGCATCCTCAAATACACCGATGCGCAAACGATTGCGGTAGAGCGCCTGCTTCCGGTGGGCGCGCCCAAGTGGCTTTCACCCCGGCGCTACGCCCGGATCATGACCACCGGACTGCGCGTGCTGCGCCGGCTGCCCGGCGTCAAATAG
- a CDS encoding PDR/VanB family oxidoreductase: MTTIVQSTRDRAAYREVEVDVEVRRRDVVADGVVALTLAAADGTDLPEWAPGAHIDLVMTPSLVRQYSLCGDTANRAEWRVGVLLDPNSRGGSQFVHDKLHEGSTVRVRGPRNHFPLANSARYQFIAGGIGVTPMLPMIEAAEAVGADWHLLYGGRKRSSMAFLDELKRYGERVTVCARDDSSRNFRTGLDAVLSEPDRTTLVYCCGPEGLLSAVERACESWPDDSLHVERFSAKALEEPPADAPVSFDVECQRSGMTLTVPLGKSIYQVCEDAGIDVLGSCMEGVCGTCECDVLEGEPDHRDSVLNDAEKARGDTMMICVSRSRSERLVLDL, from the coding sequence GTGACCACGATCGTGCAGTCCACCCGCGACAGGGCCGCCTACCGCGAGGTCGAGGTCGACGTCGAGGTCCGGCGCCGCGATGTGGTCGCCGACGGGGTGGTCGCATTGACGCTGGCCGCCGCCGACGGCACCGACCTACCGGAGTGGGCGCCGGGCGCGCACATCGATCTGGTGATGACACCGTCACTGGTGCGGCAGTACTCGCTGTGCGGCGACACCGCGAACCGCGCCGAGTGGCGGGTCGGCGTGCTGCTCGATCCGAACAGCCGCGGCGGATCTCAGTTCGTGCACGACAAGCTGCATGAGGGCTCCACGGTCCGGGTCCGCGGGCCCCGCAACCACTTTCCGTTGGCGAACTCGGCACGGTATCAGTTCATTGCGGGCGGGATCGGCGTCACCCCGATGCTGCCGATGATCGAGGCGGCCGAGGCGGTCGGCGCCGACTGGCACCTGCTTTACGGCGGCAGGAAACGCTCGTCGATGGCCTTCCTCGACGAGCTGAAGCGCTATGGCGAGCGCGTGACGGTCTGCGCCCGGGACGATTCGAGCCGGAACTTCAGGACGGGTCTGGACGCGGTGCTCTCCGAGCCTGATCGGACCACGCTGGTGTACTGCTGTGGACCCGAAGGGTTGCTGAGCGCGGTCGAAAGGGCATGCGAGTCATGGCCCGACGACAGCCTGCACGTGGAACGTTTCTCCGCCAAGGCGCTCGAGGAACCCCCGGCGGATGCGCCGGTGTCGTTCGACGTCGAGTGCCAGCGCAGCGGTATGACTTTGACTGTGCCGCTGGGCAAGTCGATCTATCAGGTGTGCGAGGACGCGGGTATCGACGTGCTGGGCTCCTGCATGGAAGGCGTCTGCGGCACCTGCGAATGCGACGTCCTCGAGGGTGAGCCGGACCACCGGGACTCGGTGCTGAACGACGCCGAGAAGGCCAGGGGCGACACCATGATGATCTGCGTCTCGCGGTCCCGTTCGGAAAGGCTGGTGCTCGACCTATGA
- a CDS encoding aromatic ring-hydroxylating dioxygenase subunit alpha yields MRSNYPFNCWYVAATSDEVGQGLLARRLLGKPVVLYRRGSGDAVAMEDRCVHRAYPLSAGRRDGDRVVCGYHGFAYDPDGCLVDVPSQENVPPGAGVRTYPVHEQSPFVWIWLGEPGAAALRPPPRVPWYGDGAGWAGTVEVLRVEANYLLLHEHYLDLTDVFVMHPEAVPPDIEALPPLDEVEVSERSVSYSRVTPPSRLAAWEAETSGLPADTVGIRREEGTFVSPALHVQHYVIDPEQGKTYELLRIQGFTPESPDATHVFLQMARNHATDSPAIGEFLRAMFHEWAMRDAAVLETIQRRLGEDASPRRDINVKADRAAVRARRIAMEMLDEESGRFTLNRILAASG; encoded by the coding sequence ATGAGATCCAACTACCCGTTCAACTGTTGGTATGTGGCCGCCACCAGCGACGAGGTCGGGCAGGGCCTGCTCGCCCGCCGGCTGCTCGGCAAACCCGTCGTGTTGTACCGCCGCGGCTCCGGTGACGCGGTGGCGATGGAGGACCGCTGCGTCCACCGGGCTTATCCGCTGTCGGCCGGGCGGCGCGACGGCGATCGGGTGGTGTGCGGCTACCACGGCTTCGCCTACGATCCCGACGGCTGCCTGGTCGACGTGCCGTCGCAGGAGAACGTGCCGCCCGGCGCGGGCGTGCGCACCTACCCCGTTCACGAGCAGTCGCCGTTCGTCTGGATCTGGCTGGGTGAACCGGGAGCGGCCGCGCTGCGCCCGCCGCCGCGAGTGCCGTGGTACGGCGACGGCGCGGGATGGGCGGGCACCGTCGAGGTGCTGCGCGTCGAGGCGAATTATCTTCTGCTGCACGAGCATTACCTCGACCTGACCGACGTGTTCGTGATGCATCCGGAGGCCGTGCCGCCGGACATCGAGGCGTTGCCGCCGCTGGACGAGGTCGAGGTCTCGGAGCGGTCCGTCTCCTATTCGCGGGTGACGCCGCCAAGCCGGCTCGCCGCCTGGGAGGCCGAGACCAGCGGGCTTCCCGCCGACACCGTGGGCATTCGGCGTGAGGAAGGGACCTTCGTCTCACCGGCCCTGCACGTCCAGCATTACGTGATCGATCCCGAGCAAGGAAAAACATACGAGCTGTTGCGGATTCAGGGGTTCACGCCCGAATCGCCCGACGCGACGCACGTCTTCCTGCAGATGGCCCGCAACCACGCGACCGACAGCCCGGCGATCGGCGAGTTTCTGCGCGCCATGTTCCACGAGTGGGCGATGCGCGATGCGGCCGTGTTGGAGACGATCCAACGCCGCCTGGGTGAGGACGCCTCGCCGCGGCGCGACATCAACGTCAAGGCCGACCGCGCCGCCGTCCGGGCGCGCCGCATCGCCATGGAGATGCTCGACGAGGAATCCGGCCGGTTCACGCTGAACCGGATTCTGGCCGCATCCGGATAA
- a CDS encoding LysR family transcriptional regulator — MLFRQLEYFVALARERHFARAASACHVSQPALSEAIRKLERELKVPLVRRGQKFEGLTPEGERLVHWARRILADCDALKLEVTALQTGLIGELRLGVVPAAATTVALLTDPFCTAHPLVRVQLETNLRSAEIVERIRRFELDAGILYPDHDTAELLVTPLYQEQQVLVVGGELLTGKSDTMSWPEALELPLCLLIEGMRGRRVIDDALDTQGLAAAPQLETDSVATLFAHVATGRWASIVPQTWIRILGVPAGASVLRLHNPSVTAPMVLVTNAAEPGSVVTRAVVQTARAAGIGDAFTWPSTRANERVYEA; from the coding sequence ATGCTGTTTCGTCAGCTCGAGTACTTCGTCGCGCTGGCCCGGGAGCGTCACTTCGCCCGCGCCGCGAGCGCGTGCCACGTGTCGCAGCCCGCGCTGTCGGAGGCCATCCGCAAGCTCGAGCGCGAGCTGAAGGTGCCGCTGGTGCGGCGCGGCCAGAAGTTCGAGGGTCTGACTCCCGAAGGGGAGCGGCTGGTGCATTGGGCGAGGCGCATCCTGGCCGACTGCGACGCTTTGAAACTTGAGGTCACGGCGCTGCAGACCGGCCTCATCGGCGAGCTGCGGCTGGGTGTGGTCCCGGCCGCCGCGACCACCGTCGCGCTGCTCACCGACCCGTTCTGCACCGCGCACCCGCTGGTGCGGGTCCAGCTGGAGACCAACCTGCGCTCCGCCGAGATCGTCGAACGAATCCGCAGGTTCGAGTTGGACGCGGGGATTCTCTATCCCGACCACGACACCGCCGAACTGCTGGTCACCCCGCTGTATCAGGAGCAGCAGGTGCTCGTCGTCGGCGGCGAGCTGCTCACCGGCAAATCGGACACCATGAGTTGGCCGGAGGCACTGGAATTGCCGCTGTGCCTGCTGATCGAGGGCATGCGGGGGCGCCGCGTCATCGACGACGCGCTGGACACCCAGGGGCTCGCGGCCGCACCGCAGCTCGAAACCGATTCTGTCGCCACGCTTTTCGCCCATGTGGCCACCGGCCGGTGGGCCAGCATCGTCCCGCAGACCTGGATTCGCATCCTTGGCGTGCCCGCCGGGGCTTCCGTGCTACGGCTGCACAATCCGTCCGTCACGGCCCCGATGGTGCTCGTCACCAACGCGGCGGAACCGGGCTCCGTGGTGACCCGCGCGGTGGTGCAGACGGCGCGCGCCGCCGGCATCGGCGACGCGTTCACCTGGCCGTCGACGAGGGCGAACGAGCGCGTCTACGAGGCCTGA
- a CDS encoding GMC oxidoreductase produces the protein MSGQFDYDVVVIGSGFGGSVAALRLTEKGYAVGVLEAGRRFADDEFPKTNWQVRKFFWAPRLGCTGIQRIHVLPDVLVLAGAGVGGGSLVYANTLYEPKSDAFYRDPHWAHISDWKAELAPFYDQAKRMLGVVTNPTMTPSDEVLLSVAKQMGVEDTFGMTPVGVFFGPGNTKAPGIEVDDPFFGGMGPRRRGCLEVGECMTGCRHNAKNTLLKNYLYLAEGAGAQIHQLTTVTAVRPLEGGYAVDTVRTGSWRAGKSAKTITAEQVVLAAGTWGTQQLLHRMKATGVLPRVSDRLGELTRTNSEALCTASVTLRHRKDAEFNRGVAITSSIHPDDKTHIEPVRYGKGSNSMGLLTTVMTDGGGRLPRWVKWLGQVLRHPAQATSLYAGLRDWSQRTVIALVMQTEDNSLTLFPKRTRFGRIKLSSRQGHGVPNPTWIPAANEAVRRLAREIGGAPYSSIGEILDIPMTAHFLGGCVIGESADRGVIDPYHRVFGYPGLHVFDGSAISANLGVNPSLTITAQAERATAFWPNRGEPDTRPSLGAAYRRIRPVQPLKPVVPANAPAALRPN, from the coding sequence ATGTCTGGACAATTCGACTACGACGTCGTGGTCATCGGGTCGGGTTTCGGGGGATCGGTGGCGGCGTTGCGACTCACCGAAAAGGGCTATGCGGTAGGCGTTCTGGAAGCCGGGCGGCGATTCGCGGACGACGAATTCCCCAAGACCAACTGGCAGGTGCGGAAGTTCTTCTGGGCGCCGAGGCTGGGCTGTACGGGCATCCAGCGCATCCACGTCCTGCCCGACGTTCTTGTCCTCGCCGGCGCCGGGGTCGGCGGCGGATCGCTGGTGTATGCCAACACGCTGTACGAGCCGAAATCCGATGCCTTCTATCGTGATCCACACTGGGCGCACATCAGCGACTGGAAAGCCGAACTCGCGCCTTTCTACGACCAAGCCAAGCGCATGCTCGGGGTGGTGACCAACCCGACCATGACCCCGTCGGATGAGGTGCTGCTCAGCGTGGCCAAACAAATGGGGGTCGAAGACACCTTCGGCATGACGCCGGTCGGGGTGTTCTTCGGGCCGGGCAACACCAAAGCGCCCGGTATCGAGGTGGACGACCCGTTTTTCGGCGGCATGGGTCCGCGCCGGCGAGGGTGCCTGGAAGTCGGCGAATGCATGACCGGTTGCCGGCACAACGCCAAGAACACGCTGCTGAAGAACTATCTCTACCTGGCCGAGGGCGCGGGCGCACAGATCCACCAGCTGACGACGGTCACGGCGGTGCGGCCGCTCGAGGGTGGCTATGCGGTGGACACGGTGCGCACCGGTTCATGGCGCGCCGGAAAGAGTGCGAAAACCATTACCGCCGAACAGGTTGTCTTGGCGGCCGGCACCTGGGGCACCCAGCAACTGCTGCACCGGATGAAGGCGACGGGGGTGCTGCCGCGGGTCTCGGACCGGCTGGGCGAGCTCACCCGGACGAACTCGGAGGCGCTGTGCACGGCCAGCGTCACGCTGCGGCACCGCAAGGACGCCGAATTCAACCGGGGCGTTGCGATCACGTCGTCGATCCATCCGGACGACAAGACCCACATCGAACCGGTCCGGTACGGCAAGGGCTCCAATTCGATGGGGCTGCTGACGACCGTGATGACCGACGGCGGTGGAAGACTGCCGCGATGGGTGAAGTGGTTGGGCCAGGTGCTGCGCCATCCCGCCCAGGCCACGTCGCTGTACGCCGGGCTGCGCGACTGGTCGCAGCGCACCGTGATCGCGCTGGTGATGCAGACCGAGGACAACTCGCTGACCCTGTTTCCCAAGCGCACCCGATTCGGCCGGATCAAGCTGTCGTCGCGCCAGGGCCACGGCGTACCGAATCCGACCTGGATACCGGCGGCCAACGAGGCCGTGCGCCGGCTCGCCCGCGAAATCGGCGGCGCCCCCTACAGCAGCATCGGTGAGATCCTCGACATCCCGATGACCGCACACTTTCTGGGCGGATGCGTGATCGGCGAGTCCGCCGACCGCGGTGTCATCGACCCCTACCATCGGGTGTTCGGTTACCCGGGTTTGCATGTCTTCGACGGCTCGGCGATCTCGGCCAACCTCGGGGTGAACCCGTCGCTGACCATCACGGCGCAGGCCGAACGGGCCACTGCCTTCTGGCCGAACAGGGGCGAACCCGACACCCGCCCGTCCCTCGGCGCCGCCTACCGCCGGATCCGTCCCGTCCAGCCCCTCAAGCCGGTCGTCCCGGCCAACGCACCGGCGGCATTGCGGCCGAACTGA
- a CDS encoding cytochrome P450, with protein MTALHQQDLDTLDLADPAVWDDGPPYDLFARMQREAPVHFSPQRNLPGEGGFWSITRFDDVRAVSRDHRTFSSERRGIFHMDDIGVPLDLQRLQLISMDPPRHDRLKALVIKEFTPEKVAEHEEHVARIIGGVLDGVAERERFDLVADVARPIPARVIGSLLGTPPEDDATLVHWTNVFTAFEDPAIRGQWQDAMAVVNEIVEYVNTRLAQRTDTASGKLVTAMLNAEVDGEKLNELEIATFFVLLMSAGNDSTRATYSATMLELLRNPELLAQVRRQPELVDAVVEEGLRCYPAFAFMARAATQDTELHGKTIKENDRLLLWYIASNRDETVFPEPHKFDITRPGLADRHQAFGGRGRHFCLGANLARMELKLWIQQTLERFPDLELDGEPTRVRALFLNQYNSIPVRRAS; from the coding sequence ATGACAGCCCTGCACCAACAGGATCTCGACACGCTCGACCTGGCCGATCCGGCCGTCTGGGATGACGGTCCGCCCTATGACCTCTTCGCGCGGATGCAGCGGGAGGCGCCGGTGCACTTCAGCCCGCAGCGCAACCTGCCGGGCGAGGGCGGGTTCTGGTCGATCACCCGCTTCGACGACGTCCGCGCCGTGAGCCGGGACCACCGGACCTTCTCCTCGGAACGGCGCGGCATCTTCCACATGGACGACATCGGTGTGCCGCTCGATCTTCAACGGCTGCAATTGATTTCGATGGACCCGCCCCGTCACGACCGGCTCAAGGCGCTGGTGATCAAGGAATTCACGCCGGAGAAGGTCGCCGAGCACGAGGAACATGTCGCGCGGATTATCGGCGGTGTTCTCGACGGTGTCGCCGAACGCGAACGATTCGACCTGGTCGCCGATGTCGCGCGGCCCATCCCGGCCCGCGTGATCGGTTCGCTGCTGGGCACGCCGCCCGAGGACGATGCCACACTGGTGCACTGGACGAACGTCTTCACCGCGTTCGAAGACCCGGCCATCCGGGGGCAATGGCAGGACGCCATGGCGGTGGTCAACGAGATCGTCGAGTACGTCAACACACGGCTCGCGCAGCGCACCGACACGGCGAGCGGCAAGCTGGTCACCGCCATGCTCAACGCCGAGGTCGACGGCGAAAAGCTCAACGAGCTGGAAATCGCCACGTTCTTCGTCCTCTTGATGTCGGCCGGCAACGACTCGACCCGGGCGACCTACAGCGCGACCATGCTGGAGCTGCTGCGTAACCCGGAGTTGCTCGCACAGGTGCGGCGGCAGCCCGAGCTGGTCGACGCGGTGGTGGAGGAGGGGCTGCGCTGCTACCCCGCGTTCGCCTTCATGGCCCGGGCCGCCACCCAGGACACCGAGCTGCACGGCAAGACGATCAAGGAAAACGATCGCCTGCTGCTGTGGTACATCGCGTCCAACCGCGACGAGACCGTGTTCCCGGAGCCGCACAAGTTCGACATCACCCGTCCTGGCCTTGCCGATCGGCATCAGGCCTTCGGTGGACGCGGCCGCCATTTTTGCCTGGGCGCCAATCTGGCGCGCATGGAGCTCAAGCTGTGGATACAGCAGACGCTGGAGCGGTTCCCCGATCTGGAACTTGACGGTGAACCGACCCGGGTGCGGGCGCTTTTCCTCAACCAGTACAACTCGATCCCGGTCCGGCGGGCGTCGTGA